The Formosa sp. Hel1_33_131 genome window below encodes:
- a CDS encoding ABC-F family ATP-binding cassette domain-containing protein, with amino-acid sequence MLNIHKLSVSFQGDYLFENISFRLRGGDRVGLIGKNGAGKSTLLKLLSGELEYTEGQVAQEKKDLKIGFLKQDIDFVLGRTILEEAYQAFVEIKALELQLEDINTQLAERTDYESQGYHDLMVGLNEVQEQYEILGGYNYQGETEKILIGLGFKREDFNKLTDTFSGGWRMRIELAKLLLQTNDILLLDEPTNHLDIESIIWLEQFLNNYSGAVVIVSHDKMFLDNVTNRTIEIVLGKIYDYPRAYTKYLVLREEQKTLQLASQKNQQKQIEQTEKLIEKFRAKASKATMAQSLIKKLDKIERIAVDEDDNSVMTLKFPVSTIPGKVVVEASQISKEYGDLKVLQHIDLMVDRGSKIAFVGQNGQGKSTLAKIIVGDLEAKGDVKLGHNVQIGYFAQNQAEYLDGSKTVLDTMIDAANETNRSKVRDILGSFLFRGDAAEKYVRVLSGGERNRLALAKLLLQPLNVLIMDEPTNHLDIKSKNVLKTALQQFEGTLILVSHDRDFLQGLTSTVYEFKDQKLKQYLGDIDFYLEQRQVENLREVEKRTQIKTPQKTAAPKQSYEDQKQLKSLNNRLSKAEASIANLEKDIKKIDVEMELNYDQTVAKPGFFESYQAKKDQLDQLMSDWEGITESLEKLG; translated from the coding sequence ATGTTAAACATCCATAAGTTATCCGTATCATTCCAAGGCGATTATTTATTTGAAAATATTTCCTTTCGACTGCGTGGTGGCGATCGTGTGGGTTTAATTGGAAAAAATGGAGCTGGAAAATCAACACTTCTAAAACTACTTTCGGGAGAATTAGAATATACCGAAGGTCAAGTGGCTCAAGAAAAGAAAGATCTCAAAATTGGATTTCTAAAACAAGACATTGATTTTGTTTTGGGACGCACCATTCTTGAAGAAGCCTATCAAGCCTTTGTGGAGATTAAAGCGTTAGAACTTCAACTCGAAGATATTAACACTCAATTGGCGGAGCGTACGGATTATGAAAGTCAAGGCTATCATGATTTGATGGTGGGCTTGAATGAGGTTCAGGAACAATACGAAATTCTTGGGGGGTATAACTACCAAGGAGAAACTGAAAAAATACTTATTGGTTTAGGATTTAAACGTGAAGATTTTAATAAACTCACCGACACCTTTTCAGGGGGATGGCGTATGCGAATTGAATTGGCAAAACTATTGTTGCAAACCAATGACATTTTGCTTTTAGATGAGCCAACAAATCACTTGGATATTGAGTCAATTATCTGGTTGGAACAATTTTTAAATAACTATTCTGGAGCCGTGGTGATTGTGTCGCACGATAAGATGTTTTTGGACAATGTGACCAATCGAACCATTGAAATTGTACTCGGTAAAATATATGATTATCCACGAGCATACACTAAATATTTAGTCTTACGAGAAGAACAAAAAACCTTACAATTAGCCTCTCAAAAAAATCAGCAAAAACAGATTGAACAAACGGAGAAGCTCATCGAAAAATTTAGAGCCAAAGCGTCCAAAGCCACCATGGCGCAATCGCTGATTAAAAAATTAGATAAAATTGAACGCATCGCCGTAGATGAGGACGACAACAGTGTGATGACACTTAAGTTTCCTGTGTCCACCATCCCAGGAAAGGTCGTTGTTGAAGCCTCTCAAATCTCTAAAGAATATGGCGATTTAAAAGTACTTCAGCACATTGATTTAATGGTCGATCGTGGAAGTAAAATAGCCTTTGTAGGTCAAAATGGACAAGGAAAATCCACGCTCGCCAAAATTATAGTAGGCGATTTAGAAGCTAAGGGTGATGTCAAGCTCGGTCACAACGTTCAGATTGGCTATTTTGCGCAAAATCAAGCGGAGTATTTGGATGGGAGTAAAACCGTTTTAGACACCATGATTGATGCCGCCAATGAAACCAACCGTTCGAAAGTCCGTGATATTTTAGGGTCCTTTTTGTTTAGAGGGGATGCTGCTGAAAAGTATGTCAGAGTCCTATCTGGAGGGGAGCGTAACCGTTTGGCACTGGCAAAATTATTGCTTCAGCCGTTGAATGTACTCATCATGGATGAGCCTACCAACCACTTGGATATTAAATCTAAAAACGTTCTAAAAACGGCACTTCAGCAATTTGAAGGTACTCTAATTTTAGTGTCTCACGATAGGGATTTTTTACAAGGATTGACGTCAACTGTTTATGAATTTAAAGATCAAAAACTAAAACAATACTTGGGTGATATCGATTTTTATTTAGAACAACGTCAGGTTGAAAACTTACGTGAAGTTGAAAAACGCACTCAAATAAAAACACCTCAAAAAACAGCAGCTCCAAAACAGTCCTATGAAGATCAAAAGCAACTGAAGTCGCTTAATAACCGATTGAGTAAAGCGGAAGCTTCAATTGCCAATTTGGAGAAAGACATCAAAAAAATTGATGTAGAAATGGAACTCAATTACGATCAAACGGTTGCCAAGCCTGGTTTTTTTGAAAGTTACCAAGCCAAAAAAGATCAATTGGATCAACTCATGTCCGATTGGGAAGGGATTACAGAGTCGCTTGAAAAACTGGGATAA
- a CDS encoding CPXCG motif-containing cysteine-rich protein has protein sequence MEEHFYQCPHCWEEVSILIDFSQASQNYIEDCEVCCNPIQFNISILDHTLSSFEVNSIEQ, from the coding sequence ATGGAAGAACACTTTTATCAATGCCCCCATTGTTGGGAAGAGGTCTCAATTTTAATTGATTTTTCACAAGCGTCTCAAAATTATATTGAGGATTGCGAAGTGTGCTGCAATCCTATACAGTTCAACATTAGTATCTTAGACCACACTCTGTCTTCTTTCGAAGTAAATAGCATAGAACAGTAA
- a CDS encoding tyrosine-type recombinase/integrase, with protein sequence MKPGNVRNNDVSIFYRQLEIKYPHPKTFNKVLTSITSFYKFLIEIEELDIKNPFKNCVRKQVLTGDNLILTKDEFEKIIAAVESKSSFQQTRTNGRRDYVYATWMTNAFKLFLLVGGRREEVLSLKWSDIIQGNNGVLFFQFRNLKVERLGNKNTPKKYSPINEDLLKLLKEMGYDQMKGKNVKLIDPENTYTINTIMEKVSRSFTHFRKSAGIETPFTLKHLRKTYLTWVFHTMGSDTRLLSSHTSMKVLENHYINPLLLNVEEEKLMKVKVFG encoded by the coding sequence ATGAAACCGGGGAATGTCAGAAATAATGATGTTTCTATTTTCTACAGACAATTGGAGATTAAATACCCTCACCCCAAAACCTTCAACAAGGTTTTAACGAGCATAACTTCTTTCTATAAGTTCTTGATCGAAATCGAAGAGTTAGACATCAAGAATCCATTTAAAAATTGTGTTAGAAAACAAGTGCTTACAGGTGATAATTTGATTTTAACCAAAGATGAGTTTGAGAAAATTATAGCAGCGGTAGAATCAAAGTCTTCATTTCAACAAACAAGAACCAATGGAAGAAGAGATTACGTGTATGCTACTTGGATGACTAACGCATTTAAACTCTTTCTACTTGTTGGTGGACGTAGAGAGGAAGTACTCAGTCTAAAATGGAGTGATATTATCCAAGGCAATAACGGAGTGCTATTCTTTCAATTTAGAAACCTGAAGGTTGAACGATTAGGGAATAAGAATACTCCAAAGAAGTACTCCCCTATTAATGAAGATCTATTGAAACTTTTAAAAGAAATGGGATATGATCAAATGAAAGGTAAAAATGTCAAACTCATCGATCCTGAGAATACGTACACAATTAATACCATCATGGAGAAAGTTTCTCGATCGTTCACCCATTTTAGAAAATCTGCAGGTATCGAAACTCCTTTTACTCTAAAACATCTGAGAAAAACATACCTTACTTGGGTATTTCATACCATGGGAAGTGATACCAGATTATTGTCATCTCACACTTCAATGAAGGTATTAGAAAACCACTACATCAATCCACTTTTATTAAACGTTGAAGAAGAGAAATTAATGAAGGTTAAAGTCTTTGGATAA
- a CDS encoding DNA methyltransferase translates to METTRVKLSEIRIHPLVLKIKKYQPNPFITFSMKHFPKKTAVIVVLRDGIYYIIDGGHRYYSAIEAGNFESLDCIVLDIPDSEILNTRITYNLKTKVHLSEKCFNIEHILGLIGTNQGKRNDLLGMDKLDNENEFGTAGKNRFEIACMLSGLNFSSRTLRKLMSVYDYEKTDNSLGLIDGIDNGTYKIDAAYKLMMSSRDKDDKKRTKEKIKAEAVNKDVWFKVFNQSSVDLSNLKKYRPHIAMFSPTYRTMKKYRNQGEMKYGQEATVEEYIDNSKKFIEALIDIMDENGVIVIIIGESYSGGYKSVITRYEMMLLESGVEIIGKSPWIKSNSTPVILKDFFRPVDETILVCKMKGAKVNFNPKMKKTKEGKKMVKKSHKAKDGTNRFFVQAEETVVSNVIITPVVNDSEYKKYDPDFTHDAPAPMDVYQQFVESYTLPGMTCIDIFCGAGQGLEVFARNGCNAIGVDIDPVSVEFCNKRMNMVLGERTESELQQALIIESEDRLTAAA, encoded by the coding sequence ATGGAAACAACAAGAGTAAAATTAAGTGAAATACGAATTCACCCGTTGGTATTGAAAATCAAAAAATACCAACCCAACCCATTCATTACATTCTCAATGAAACACTTTCCTAAAAAGACAGCGGTGATTGTTGTATTGAGGGATGGTATCTATTACATTATTGACGGCGGTCATCGCTATTATTCCGCTATTGAAGCTGGAAATTTTGAATCTCTCGATTGTATTGTACTTGACATTCCTGATTCAGAAATATTAAATACTCGTATTACTTATAATTTAAAGACGAAGGTGCACCTATCTGAAAAATGTTTCAACATTGAACATATCTTAGGGCTAATAGGCACTAACCAAGGCAAAAGAAATGACTTGCTTGGAATGGATAAATTGGATAATGAAAACGAATTTGGGACCGCAGGTAAGAACAGATTTGAAATTGCTTGTATGCTTTCAGGACTTAATTTTTCAAGTAGAACATTACGCAAGTTAATGTCTGTGTATGATTACGAAAAAACCGATAATAGCCTTGGTTTAATTGATGGTATTGATAACGGCACGTACAAAATTGATGCAGCATACAAATTAATGATGAGTAGCAGAGATAAAGACGACAAAAAGCGTACTAAAGAGAAAATCAAAGCCGAAGCAGTAAATAAAGATGTTTGGTTTAAGGTGTTTAATCAAAGTAGCGTGGACTTATCAAATCTTAAAAAGTATCGACCTCATATCGCAATGTTCTCCCCAACGTATAGGACGATGAAAAAATATCGAAACCAAGGTGAAATGAAATATGGTCAGGAAGCTACAGTAGAAGAGTACATTGATAACAGTAAAAAATTCATTGAAGCACTAATCGACATTATGGATGAAAATGGAGTTATCGTTATTATAATTGGGGAGTCATATTCGGGTGGTTATAAAAGTGTAATTACCCGTTACGAAATGATGTTACTTGAATCAGGAGTTGAAATCATTGGAAAAAGTCCTTGGATCAAAAGCAACTCAACTCCTGTAATACTAAAAGACTTTTTCAGACCAGTGGATGAGACGATATTGGTGTGTAAAATGAAAGGTGCGAAAGTGAATTTCAATCCCAAAATGAAAAAGACAAAGGAAGGGAAAAAAATGGTTAAGAAAAGTCACAAAGCAAAAGATGGAACAAATAGATTTTTTGTTCAAGCAGAAGAAACTGTTGTCTCAAATGTCATTATTACTCCTGTAGTTAACGATTCCGAATACAAAAAATACGACCCTGATTTCACCCACGATGCACCAGCACCTATGGATGTATATCAACAATTTGTAGAATCATACACTTTGCCAGGAATGACTTGTATTGATATTTTTTGTGGTGCGGGTCAGGGACTTGAGGTTTTTGCCCGTAACGGATGTAACGCAATTGGAGTTGACATCGACCCTGTATCAGTTGAATTCTGTAATAAGAGAATGAATATGGTATTAGGAGAAAGAACTGAATCTGAATTACAACAAGCACTCATCATTGAGAGTGAGGATCGATTAACCGCTGCGGCATAA
- a CDS encoding recombinase family protein: MIKTVIYSRVSSESERQDTERQTKELQQYAKRMNYEVVEVFEEKVSGFKKNDQRPVFSKMLELAKEGSIDKILVWELSRIGRSVLQSLQNIQLLHDLKVGLYIKNFNLETLNEDKTPNSLSMFMVQILFSVANMESKMTLSRLQSGYRNHIKKNGKKSVGRKKGDIDSDEKVLNRHSDVVRLINRGLSIRNISAITNKSTNTVMKVKRIL, translated from the coding sequence ATGATTAAGACTGTAATTTACTCAAGAGTTAGTTCAGAGTCAGAAAGACAGGACACAGAGAGACAAACAAAGGAACTGCAACAATATGCTAAGAGAATGAACTATGAGGTAGTTGAAGTTTTTGAAGAAAAGGTAAGTGGATTCAAAAAGAACGATCAAAGACCAGTTTTTTCCAAGATGTTGGAACTGGCGAAAGAGGGATCAATTGATAAAATATTAGTTTGGGAGTTAAGTCGAATAGGAAGGTCGGTACTTCAGTCCCTTCAAAACATACAACTCCTACATGATTTAAAAGTCGGACTTTATATAAAGAATTTTAATCTTGAGACGCTCAACGAGGATAAGACACCAAATAGTTTATCAATGTTTATGGTCCAAATATTGTTCAGCGTTGCAAATATGGAAAGTAAGATGACGCTATCTCGATTACAGTCAGGTTACCGCAATCATATCAAGAAAAATGGAAAGAAAAGTGTAGGAAGAAAAAAAGGAGATATTGATAGTGATGAAAAAGTATTAAATCGTCACTCGGATGTTGTTCGGTTAATAAATAGAGGGCTGTCAATCCGAAATATTAGTGCAATAACAAATAAGTCCACCAATACTGTAATGAAAGTAAAAAGGATTCTGTAG
- a CDS encoding DUF6660 family protein — protein sequence MKFTTIILSLLILALSMKPCSDGNNAEDKHQDEISANHNHQNDSDDTCPVTCICNCCGTSITYQVIKTLDLGLKNRISTEILFVYQSTYRFDFHSNIWQPPQLIS from the coding sequence ATGAAATTTACTACTATCATATTATCATTATTAATACTTGCTTTGTCAATGAAACCTTGTTCTGACGGAAATAATGCCGAAGACAAACACCAAGACGAAATAAGTGCTAATCATAATCACCAAAATGATAGTGATGATACTTGTCCTGTAACTTGTATTTGCAATTGTTGCGGAACATCTATTACTTATCAAGTAATTAAAACTCTTGATTTGGGATTAAAAAACCGAATTTCTACAGAAATATTATTTGTTTATCAATCAACATACAGATTTGATTTTCACTCAAATATTTGGCAACCGCCACAATTGATTAGTTAA
- a CDS encoding TonB-dependent receptor — translation MLTVITCFSIKAQTSYLKIKVISESENEPLFGATVYFEELEKGAVTDFDGIVTFTKIPNGKHIAIISYLGFETLKTTIQAPINSTLIFKLKNSGNQLDEIVLQSSRSTRTVKKIPTRIEFIGTEELGEKAIMNPTNISMVLRESTGIQMQQTSLSSGNTNIRIQGLDGRYTQLLRDGFPLYGGFSSGLSILQIPPLDLQQFEIIKGSSSTLYGGGAIAGLINMVSKTPDEEPALDIMLTQTQALGSTANVFYSKRNEKFGVSLYASGHSQKVYDPENDGFSNLPKTTSISFNPKFFYYPSEKTTFWFGLNGTYDDRIGGDVTKIESGENGIHQYTEENISKRVSSQAVYKTQIDSISSLNIKNSISFFDRNLTIPGFSFDGKQFNTFTEVTYKKTSLKTDWIFGANLYTSNFDENNNATLQRDQTDITYGMFANSILDISDNWILETGLRADYNTDFGIFPLPKISLLYKNDSGFSCRIGGGLGYKIPDIFTEEAEFINFENVIGIDKSSLKAERSYGVNLDFNYQTRLFETIGFSINQLFYVTAINNGLLLNSTNNGLFAFENATDEILSKGAETNIKFTYKDFRWFLNYALIDTKLNYLAGNPQKPLTAKHNAGSVLMYESDKWRIGYETFYTGKQFLSNGTETTDFVTMGLLLMRNFKFGSAFVNFENFTDRRQSRFSPLVLPPHENPEFPEIYAPTDGFIFSVGIIIKPFGNEEH, via the coding sequence ATGCTCACAGTTATTACCTGCTTTTCAATAAAAGCACAAACATCTTATTTAAAAATAAAAGTAATTTCAGAATCCGAAAACGAGCCTTTATTTGGCGCAACAGTTTATTTTGAGGAGTTAGAAAAAGGAGCAGTAACCGACTTTGATGGAATTGTAACTTTTACCAAAATTCCAAACGGAAAACATATCGCAATAATTTCTTATTTAGGTTTTGAAACTCTCAAAACAACTATTCAAGCACCAATAAATTCAACTTTAATTTTCAAATTAAAAAATAGTGGAAACCAATTAGACGAAATTGTGTTACAATCTTCACGAAGCACAAGAACAGTTAAGAAAATTCCCACAAGAATAGAGTTTATTGGCACAGAAGAATTGGGAGAAAAAGCAATTATGAACCCAACAAACATTTCGATGGTTCTTCGTGAAAGTACAGGAATACAAATGCAACAAACTTCTTTAAGTAGTGGAAATACAAATATCAGAATTCAAGGACTTGACGGACGCTATACGCAACTTTTAAGAGATGGATTTCCACTTTATGGCGGTTTTTCAAGTGGCTTGAGCATATTACAAATTCCACCATTAGATTTACAACAATTTGAAATTATTAAAGGAAGTTCATCAACACTTTATGGTGGTGGAGCAATTGCAGGTTTAATAAATATGGTTTCAAAAACACCAGATGAAGAACCAGCTTTGGATATTATGCTAACACAAACCCAAGCATTAGGAAGTACAGCAAATGTATTCTACAGCAAACGAAATGAGAAATTTGGTGTTTCACTTTACGCTTCTGGTCATTCTCAAAAAGTTTACGACCCAGAAAATGATGGTTTTAGTAATTTACCAAAAACTACATCAATTTCATTCAACCCAAAATTCTTTTATTATCCATCAGAAAAAACAACGTTTTGGTTTGGTTTAAATGGAACTTACGATGACAGAATTGGTGGAGATGTAACAAAAATTGAAAGCGGAGAAAATGGAATTCATCAATATACAGAAGAAAACATATCAAAAAGAGTAAGCAGTCAAGCAGTTTATAAAACGCAAATAGATTCAATAAGCTCATTAAATATAAAAAATAGTATTTCATTTTTCGATAGAAATCTTACTATTCCAGGTTTTAGTTTTGATGGTAAACAATTCAATACGTTTACAGAAGTTACCTATAAAAAAACTTCTTTAAAAACAGATTGGATTTTTGGAGCAAACTTATACACTTCAAACTTTGATGAAAATAATAATGCAACTTTACAACGTGACCAAACAGATATAACTTATGGAATGTTTGCAAACAGCATTCTTGATATTTCAGATAATTGGATTTTAGAAACTGGATTGCGAGCAGATTACAATACTGATTTCGGTATTTTTCCACTTCCAAAAATTTCTTTGCTTTATAAAAATGATAGCGGATTTTCATGCAGAATTGGTGGTGGTTTAGGCTACAAAATTCCAGATATTTTTACAGAAGAGGCTGAATTTATCAATTTTGAAAATGTAATTGGCATTGATAAATCTTCATTAAAAGCAGAACGTTCTTATGGTGTAAATCTTGATTTCAATTATCAAACACGTTTATTTGAAACCATTGGTTTTTCCATTAATCAACTTTTTTATGTTACAGCGATTAATAACGGATTGTTATTAAATAGTACAAATAACGGTTTGTTTGCATTTGAAAATGCAACTGACGAAATTTTAAGCAAAGGAGCAGAAACAAATATTAAGTTTACTTATAAAGATTTTAGATGGTTTTTAAATTATGCACTTATAGACACGAAACTGAACTATTTGGCAGGAAATCCACAAAAACCATTGACAGCAAAACATAACGCAGGAAGTGTATTAATGTACGAATCTGATAAATGGCGAATTGGTTACGAGACATTTTATACAGGAAAGCAGTTTTTATCAAACGGAACTGAAACGACAGATTTTGTCACAATGGGATTATTGTTAATGCGAAACTTTAAATTTGGTAGTGCTTTTGTGAATTTTGAAAATTTCACAGACAGACGACAAAGTAGGTTTTCGCCTTTGGTTTTACCACCACACGAAAATCCAGAATTTCCAGAAATTTATGCACCAACAGACGGCTTTATTTTTAGCGTAGGAATTATTATTAAACCATTTGGTAACGAAGAACATTAA
- a CDS encoding tyrosine-type recombinase/integrase translates to MPRLVDILKTVHGTVHDFDKVKPKRKYSEPKIYTGGVDVSKWNKLSKEEQKKALSKQWYLYYSYRNPETGKLERQDNIKDGNYYKTKEERLEFLETLKRNLSRLLKQGYNPFDDTKDVEEIMSVENAIEFALDIKRKTTAENSYIRFKSRINRFKTYLFENGYSHRFMTSVDKKIVMKYLNHVLDTSSPRNRNNTRTDISSLFQVLEDNDIIPLNFVSKINVLKAPPKRNKTYSNDKLELIYEYLAEKDPQLLLFIKFVSYNFLRPVEVCRLRVGDINIKEKTLTVKAKNKPLKQKIIPKILLDQLPDLSEYSKDDFIFSYSRSPGKWDATDDNRRDHFTKRFKSLKDFFSKKSKTDDKYFKLGIEYNIYSFRHTFITKLYREIRKEMTPFETKSKLMLITGHSTMTALEKYLRDIDAELPEDYSNLIK, encoded by the coding sequence ATGCCTAGATTAGTCGATATTTTAAAAACGGTACACGGTACGGTACACGATTTTGACAAAGTGAAACCAAAGAGAAAATATTCAGAACCTAAGATTTACACTGGAGGTGTAGATGTTTCTAAATGGAATAAATTATCTAAAGAGGAACAAAAAAAAGCCTTGTCAAAACAATGGTACCTATATTATTCTTATCGTAATCCGGAAACAGGTAAGCTAGAAAGACAGGATAATATAAAGGATGGTAATTACTACAAGACTAAAGAGGAACGTTTAGAATTTTTAGAAACACTTAAAAGGAATTTATCTCGATTATTAAAACAAGGTTACAATCCTTTTGATGATACCAAAGATGTTGAAGAAATAATGTCAGTTGAGAATGCTATTGAATTTGCCTTAGATATTAAAAGAAAGACTACTGCAGAAAATTCATATATCAGATTTAAATCTAGAATTAATCGATTTAAGACATATTTATTTGAAAATGGATATTCGCATCGGTTTATGACCTCAGTCGATAAAAAAATAGTGATGAAGTACCTGAACCACGTTTTAGATACTTCCAGTCCAAGAAATAGAAATAATACTCGTACAGATATAAGTTCATTGTTTCAAGTGTTAGAAGATAACGATATCATTCCTTTAAATTTTGTTTCTAAAATCAATGTTTTAAAAGCACCACCAAAAAGGAATAAAACTTATTCGAATGATAAACTTGAACTCATCTATGAGTATTTAGCAGAAAAGGATCCTCAATTACTTCTTTTCATTAAGTTCGTTTCATATAATTTCTTGCGCCCTGTTGAAGTGTGTAGGCTACGAGTTGGTGATATTAATATAAAAGAAAAAACACTTACAGTAAAGGCTAAAAACAAACCATTAAAGCAAAAAATAATTCCTAAAATATTACTCGATCAGTTGCCTGACTTATCTGAATATAGTAAAGATGATTTTATTTTTTCTTATAGCCGTTCTCCTGGTAAATGGGATGCTACTGATGATAATAGAAGAGATCATTTTACTAAACGTTTCAAATCCTTAAAAGACTTTTTTTCAAAGAAGTCCAAAACAGATGATAAGTACTTTAAGCTTGGGATTGAGTATAATATTTATTCGTTTAGGCACACTTTTATAACCAAGCTATACCGTGAGATACGAAAAGAAATGACACCTTTTGAAACGAAAAGTAAGTTAATGTTAATTACTGGCCATAGCACTATGACAGCTCTTGAAAAGTATTTGCGTGATATTGATGCCGAATTACCTGAAGATTACTCTAATTTGATTAAATAA